Proteins from a genomic interval of Plodia interpunctella isolate USDA-ARS_2022_Savannah chromosome 20, ilPloInte3.2, whole genome shotgun sequence:
- the LOC128678895 gene encoding uncharacterized protein LOC128678895 isoform X5 — translation MCLSLITINYNAMSSFLNLVNFVALIKFIYADDYDSLDSDEKLYMLVSPDQHDETPRLEDFFWTGSGDGPPPPPDTPLAPAQPSTPIIRTTTVLATVYLDSYPPQAVTDKTTGECVLNCGDLVPDSLEPEIPEDRRYWLLTVIQGSTPDSLQLKLARLYQKAFLRQQERHLGIIKSLDAPPARKKHDVHSFVVNKDNNINPDSSHSANTAFKYFELHSSIVPLNTLESIESSKNRSSTNIDNIEIFSSKTDSSTAEIRTTKINEVESWILVNPTVLVRKRDVTDSEDKEEIDEDKEEMIDIPLESDSNNTQLFKREIIKPDQQPPVQVHIQNITESPETGSVQIVYVVLVGGRAVPAAVAARDMRLVRDAEVAHELGAVVTTKAEPAYLKTAEGLEGQTAAGGVHGTELWALAVGSTIAVLLLLVLLTLMCLAHRKKAMKSAASLRAYRNELMREAERNQLKQVHEEKDGRLISVVSPSRTRPSSTLLPVYRADSASSSSSSSGVSEVAAALRRRQKKPHALRMPQKKRVGTTDSLLEAAGLDSSDSGQPSAPHTPTSYLSMPSVNSFPRGNVVEPLSRILEPVSVRHLDVESPASSPRTRPRDAVPRRQMASQLVRLGSIDKDPGVIGPLVWDLHCQRIKDASKPSSPAKSATPKELSSRKDAGPSRMRQRFNELVDDAFTLFGSAASSPNSQDTYTVDTHNKEKKRVAAPPPGALAQARNDNVRLPGSPYTALDTLRGRSAQPRPSRHRAQRRP, via the exons TCTATATGCTCGTGTCGCCGGACCAGCACGACGAAACGCCTCGTCTGGAGGACTTCTTCTGGACCGGGTCTGGTGACGGCCCCCCTCCCCCTCCTGATACCCCGCTGGCACCGGCACAGCCCTCCACTCCAATTATCAGGACCACCACCGTGCTGGCTACAGTGTATCTGGATTCATACCCACCTCAG GCGGTCACAGACAAAACGACAGGGGAATGCGTCCTCAACTGCGGAGACTTAGTTCCAGACAGCTTGGAGCCGGAGATACCTGAAGACAGGAGGTACTGGCTACTCACCGTCATCCAGGGCTCCACGCCCGACAGCCTGCAACTGAAGCTAGCTAGGCTGTATCAGAAAGCATTCTTGAG acAACAGGAACGCCACCTCGGCATCATAAAATCGTTAGACGCACCACCAGCCAGAAAGAAGCATGACGTTCATTCATTTGTTGTTAACAAAGACAATAACATTAATCCAGACAGCTCACACAGTGCTAACACAGCTTTCAAATACTTCGAGTTACATAGCTCCATCGTTCCTCTAAACACACTAGAGAGCATAGAATCATCTAAAAACAGATCATCAACGAACAtagataatattgaaatattttctagtAAAACAGACTCTTCAACTGCTGAAATAAGGACTACAAAGATAAACGAAGTTGAATCGTGGATATTAGTAAATCCAACAGTGTTGGTTAGGAAGAGAGATGTGACAGATAGTGAGGATAAAGAAGAAATCGATGAAGACAAAGAAGAAATGATTGACATCCCTCTTGAATCTGATTCCAATAACACGCAACTGTTCAAGAGAGAGATCATTAAGCCAGATCAACAGCCACCGGTGCAAgttcatattcaaaatataaccgag TCTCCGGAAACTGGAAGCGTCCAGATAGTCTACGTAGTGTTAGTGGGGGGCAGGGCGGTGCCGGCAGCTGTGGCTGCCAGAGACATGAGGTTGGTGAGAGACGCGGAGGTGGCACACGAGCTGGGAGCCGTGGTCACAACCAAGGCTGAGC CAGCGTACCTGAAGACGGCCGAGGGTCTGGAGGGGCAGACGGCGGCGGGTGGGGTGCACGGCACCGAACTTTGGGCCCTCGCGGTCGGCTCCACCATCGCTGTGCTGCTACTGCTTGTGTTACTGACGCTAATGTGTCTTGCTCACAG GAAAAAAGCAATGAAATCGGCAGCATCATTGCGTGCGTATCGAAATGAGCTGATGAGGGAAGCTGAGAGGAATCAACTGAAACAAGTGCACGAGGAAAAAGATGGCCGG CTAATCAGCGTGGTGTCTCCAAGTAGAACGAGACCAAGCAGCACATTGCTGCCTGTTTATAGAGCGGATAGCGCTAG TTCATCATCAAGTTCTTCCGGTGTATCAGAAGTGGCAGCAGCATTGAGAAGAAGACAGAAGAAACCTCATGCCCTCAGGATGCCTCAGAAGAAAAGAG TGGGAACGACCGACAGTCTTCTAGAAGCAGCTGGTCTGGACAGTTCGGACAGCGGCCAGCCTTCAGCCCCGCACACACCGACCTCTTACCTCTCAATGCCTTCCGTCAACTCCTTCCCACG GGGCAACGTAGTGGAGCCCCTGTCCCGTATCCTGGAGCCCGTGTCCGTGCGTCACCTGGACGTGGAGTCGCCGGCCTCCAGCCCTCGGACACGGCCGCGGGACGCCGTGCCGCGCCGGCAGATGGCGTCGCAGCTGGTGCGCCTGGGCAGCATTGACAAAGACCCAGGAGTCATCGGACCGTTGGTTTGGGACTTACACTGCCAGAGGATAAAAGAtg CATCGAAACCATCGAGTCCAGCTAAATCGGCCACGCCCAAGGAGCTCTCGTCAAGAAAGGATGCTGGTCCGTCGCGCATGAGACAGAGATTCAACGAGCTCGTGGATGATGCATTTACTTTATTCGGCAGTGCTGCGTCTAGCCCCAACTCACAGGACACATACACTGTCGACACTCATAATAAGGAAAAGAAACGAG TCGCGGCGCCGCCACCGGGCGCGCTAGCGCAGGCGCGCAACGACAACGTGCGGCTCCCTGGATCGCCTTACACCGCGCTCGACACGCTGCGTGGCCGCTCCGCGCAACCGCG TCCCTCACGTCACAGGGCGCAGCGCCGACCGTGA
- the LOC128678895 gene encoding uncharacterized protein LOC128678895 isoform X3: MCLSLITINYNAMSSFLNLVNFVALIKFIYADDYDSLDSDEKLYMLVSPDQHDETPRLEDFFWTGSGDGPPPPPDTPLAPAQPSTPIIRTTTVLATVYLDSYPPQAVTDKTTGECVLNCGDLVPDSLEPEIPEDRRYWLLTVIQGSTPDSLQLKLARLYQKAFLRQQERHLGIIKSLDAPPARKKHDVHSFVVNKDNNINPDSSHSANTAFKYFELHSSIVPLNTLESIESSKNRSSTNIDNIEIFSSKTDSSTAEIRTTKINEVESWILVNPTVLVRKRDVTDSEDKEEIDEDKEEMIDIPLESDSNNTQLFKREIIKPDQQPPVQVHIQNITESPETGSVQIVYVVLVGGRAVPAAVAARDMRLVRDAEVAHELGAVVTTKAEPAYLKTAEGLEGQTAAGGVHGTELWALAVGSTIAVLLLLVLLTLMCLAHRKKAMKSAASLRAYRNELMREAERNQLKQVHEEKDGRLISVVSPSRTRPSSTLLPVYRADSASSSSSSSGVSEVAAALRRRQKKPHALRMPQKKRVGTTDSLLEAAGLDSSDSGQPSAPHTPTSYLSMPSVNSFPRGNVVEPLSRILEPVSVRHLDVESPASSPRTRPRDAVPRRQMASQLVRLGSIDKDPGVIGPLVWDLHCQRIKDASKPSSPAKSATPKELSSRKDAGPSRMRQRFNELVDDAFTLFGSAASSPNSQDTYTVDTHNKEKKRVAAPPPGALAQARNDNVRLPGSPYTALDTLRGRSAQPRAGGSSSAAAGRPRTPRSRPPAPAWPQVSSDDSTHTLPSRHRAQRRP, translated from the exons TCTATATGCTCGTGTCGCCGGACCAGCACGACGAAACGCCTCGTCTGGAGGACTTCTTCTGGACCGGGTCTGGTGACGGCCCCCCTCCCCCTCCTGATACCCCGCTGGCACCGGCACAGCCCTCCACTCCAATTATCAGGACCACCACCGTGCTGGCTACAGTGTATCTGGATTCATACCCACCTCAG GCGGTCACAGACAAAACGACAGGGGAATGCGTCCTCAACTGCGGAGACTTAGTTCCAGACAGCTTGGAGCCGGAGATACCTGAAGACAGGAGGTACTGGCTACTCACCGTCATCCAGGGCTCCACGCCCGACAGCCTGCAACTGAAGCTAGCTAGGCTGTATCAGAAAGCATTCTTGAG acAACAGGAACGCCACCTCGGCATCATAAAATCGTTAGACGCACCACCAGCCAGAAAGAAGCATGACGTTCATTCATTTGTTGTTAACAAAGACAATAACATTAATCCAGACAGCTCACACAGTGCTAACACAGCTTTCAAATACTTCGAGTTACATAGCTCCATCGTTCCTCTAAACACACTAGAGAGCATAGAATCATCTAAAAACAGATCATCAACGAACAtagataatattgaaatattttctagtAAAACAGACTCTTCAACTGCTGAAATAAGGACTACAAAGATAAACGAAGTTGAATCGTGGATATTAGTAAATCCAACAGTGTTGGTTAGGAAGAGAGATGTGACAGATAGTGAGGATAAAGAAGAAATCGATGAAGACAAAGAAGAAATGATTGACATCCCTCTTGAATCTGATTCCAATAACACGCAACTGTTCAAGAGAGAGATCATTAAGCCAGATCAACAGCCACCGGTGCAAgttcatattcaaaatataaccgag TCTCCGGAAACTGGAAGCGTCCAGATAGTCTACGTAGTGTTAGTGGGGGGCAGGGCGGTGCCGGCAGCTGTGGCTGCCAGAGACATGAGGTTGGTGAGAGACGCGGAGGTGGCACACGAGCTGGGAGCCGTGGTCACAACCAAGGCTGAGC CAGCGTACCTGAAGACGGCCGAGGGTCTGGAGGGGCAGACGGCGGCGGGTGGGGTGCACGGCACCGAACTTTGGGCCCTCGCGGTCGGCTCCACCATCGCTGTGCTGCTACTGCTTGTGTTACTGACGCTAATGTGTCTTGCTCACAG GAAAAAAGCAATGAAATCGGCAGCATCATTGCGTGCGTATCGAAATGAGCTGATGAGGGAAGCTGAGAGGAATCAACTGAAACAAGTGCACGAGGAAAAAGATGGCCGG CTAATCAGCGTGGTGTCTCCAAGTAGAACGAGACCAAGCAGCACATTGCTGCCTGTTTATAGAGCGGATAGCGCTAG TTCATCATCAAGTTCTTCCGGTGTATCAGAAGTGGCAGCAGCATTGAGAAGAAGACAGAAGAAACCTCATGCCCTCAGGATGCCTCAGAAGAAAAGAG TGGGAACGACCGACAGTCTTCTAGAAGCAGCTGGTCTGGACAGTTCGGACAGCGGCCAGCCTTCAGCCCCGCACACACCGACCTCTTACCTCTCAATGCCTTCCGTCAACTCCTTCCCACG GGGCAACGTAGTGGAGCCCCTGTCCCGTATCCTGGAGCCCGTGTCCGTGCGTCACCTGGACGTGGAGTCGCCGGCCTCCAGCCCTCGGACACGGCCGCGGGACGCCGTGCCGCGCCGGCAGATGGCGTCGCAGCTGGTGCGCCTGGGCAGCATTGACAAAGACCCAGGAGTCATCGGACCGTTGGTTTGGGACTTACACTGCCAGAGGATAAAAGAtg CATCGAAACCATCGAGTCCAGCTAAATCGGCCACGCCCAAGGAGCTCTCGTCAAGAAAGGATGCTGGTCCGTCGCGCATGAGACAGAGATTCAACGAGCTCGTGGATGATGCATTTACTTTATTCGGCAGTGCTGCGTCTAGCCCCAACTCACAGGACACATACACTGTCGACACTCATAATAAGGAAAAGAAACGAG TCGCGGCGCCGCCACCGGGCGCGCTAGCGCAGGCGCGCAACGACAACGTGCGGCTCCCTGGATCGCCTTACACCGCGCTCGACACGCTGCGTGGCCGCTCCGCGCAACCGCG AGCCGGCGGCAGCAGCTCAGCGGCAGCGGGCCGGCCGCGCACGCCGCGGTCGCGGCCGCCGGCGCCAGCCTGGCCGCAAGTGAGCAGCGATGATAGCACGCACACACT TCCCTCACGTCACAGGGCGCAGCGCCGACCGTGA
- the LOC128678895 gene encoding uncharacterized protein LOC128678895 isoform X2, producing MCLSLITINYNAMSSFLNLVNFVALIKFIYADDYDSLDSDEKLYMLVSPDQHDETPRLEDFFWTGSGDGPPPPPDTPLAPAQPSTPIIRTTTVLATVYLDSYPPQAVTDKTTGECVLNCGDLVPDSLEPEIPEDRRYWLLTVIQGSTPDSLQLKLARLYQKAFLRQQERHLGIIKSLDAPPARKKHDVHSFVVNKDNNINPDSSHSANTAFKYFELHSSIVPLNTLESIESSKNRSSTNIDNIEIFSSKTDSSTAEIRTTKINEVESWILVNPTVLVRKRDVTDSEDKEEIDEDKEEMIDIPLESDSNNTQLFKREIIKPDQQPPVQVHIQNITESPETGSVQIVYVVLVGGRAVPAAVAARDMRLVRDAEVAHELGAVVTTKAEPYLKTAEGLEGQTAAGGVHGTELWALAVGSTIAVLLLLVLLTLMCLAHRKKAMKSAASLRAYRNELMREAERNQLKQVHEEKDGRLISVVSPSRTRPSSTLLPVYRADSASSSSSSSGVSEVAAALRRRQKKPHALRMPQKKRVGTTDSLLEAAGLDSSDSGQPSAPHTPTSYLSMPSVNSFPRGNVVEPLSRILEPVSVRHLDVESPASSPRTRPRDAVPRRQMASQLVRLGSIDKDPGVIGPLVWDLHCQRIKDASKPSSPAKSATPKELSSRKDAGPSRMRQRFNELVDDAFTLFGSAASSPNSQDTYTVDTHNKEKKRVAAPPPGALAQARNDNVRLPGSPYTALDTLRGRSAQPRAGGSSSAAAGRPRTPRSRPPAPAWPQSLTSQGAAPTVNPALVAAEGRLPADDPALPVITAIKDEIQRIREHAKHNPNT from the exons TCTATATGCTCGTGTCGCCGGACCAGCACGACGAAACGCCTCGTCTGGAGGACTTCTTCTGGACCGGGTCTGGTGACGGCCCCCCTCCCCCTCCTGATACCCCGCTGGCACCGGCACAGCCCTCCACTCCAATTATCAGGACCACCACCGTGCTGGCTACAGTGTATCTGGATTCATACCCACCTCAG GCGGTCACAGACAAAACGACAGGGGAATGCGTCCTCAACTGCGGAGACTTAGTTCCAGACAGCTTGGAGCCGGAGATACCTGAAGACAGGAGGTACTGGCTACTCACCGTCATCCAGGGCTCCACGCCCGACAGCCTGCAACTGAAGCTAGCTAGGCTGTATCAGAAAGCATTCTTGAG acAACAGGAACGCCACCTCGGCATCATAAAATCGTTAGACGCACCACCAGCCAGAAAGAAGCATGACGTTCATTCATTTGTTGTTAACAAAGACAATAACATTAATCCAGACAGCTCACACAGTGCTAACACAGCTTTCAAATACTTCGAGTTACATAGCTCCATCGTTCCTCTAAACACACTAGAGAGCATAGAATCATCTAAAAACAGATCATCAACGAACAtagataatattgaaatattttctagtAAAACAGACTCTTCAACTGCTGAAATAAGGACTACAAAGATAAACGAAGTTGAATCGTGGATATTAGTAAATCCAACAGTGTTGGTTAGGAAGAGAGATGTGACAGATAGTGAGGATAAAGAAGAAATCGATGAAGACAAAGAAGAAATGATTGACATCCCTCTTGAATCTGATTCCAATAACACGCAACTGTTCAAGAGAGAGATCATTAAGCCAGATCAACAGCCACCGGTGCAAgttcatattcaaaatataaccgag TCTCCGGAAACTGGAAGCGTCCAGATAGTCTACGTAGTGTTAGTGGGGGGCAGGGCGGTGCCGGCAGCTGTGGCTGCCAGAGACATGAGGTTGGTGAGAGACGCGGAGGTGGCACACGAGCTGGGAGCCGTGGTCACAACCAAGGCTGAGC CGTACCTGAAGACGGCCGAGGGTCTGGAGGGGCAGACGGCGGCGGGTGGGGTGCACGGCACCGAACTTTGGGCCCTCGCGGTCGGCTCCACCATCGCTGTGCTGCTACTGCTTGTGTTACTGACGCTAATGTGTCTTGCTCACAG GAAAAAAGCAATGAAATCGGCAGCATCATTGCGTGCGTATCGAAATGAGCTGATGAGGGAAGCTGAGAGGAATCAACTGAAACAAGTGCACGAGGAAAAAGATGGCCGG CTAATCAGCGTGGTGTCTCCAAGTAGAACGAGACCAAGCAGCACATTGCTGCCTGTTTATAGAGCGGATAGCGCTAG TTCATCATCAAGTTCTTCCGGTGTATCAGAAGTGGCAGCAGCATTGAGAAGAAGACAGAAGAAACCTCATGCCCTCAGGATGCCTCAGAAGAAAAGAG TGGGAACGACCGACAGTCTTCTAGAAGCAGCTGGTCTGGACAGTTCGGACAGCGGCCAGCCTTCAGCCCCGCACACACCGACCTCTTACCTCTCAATGCCTTCCGTCAACTCCTTCCCACG GGGCAACGTAGTGGAGCCCCTGTCCCGTATCCTGGAGCCCGTGTCCGTGCGTCACCTGGACGTGGAGTCGCCGGCCTCCAGCCCTCGGACACGGCCGCGGGACGCCGTGCCGCGCCGGCAGATGGCGTCGCAGCTGGTGCGCCTGGGCAGCATTGACAAAGACCCAGGAGTCATCGGACCGTTGGTTTGGGACTTACACTGCCAGAGGATAAAAGAtg CATCGAAACCATCGAGTCCAGCTAAATCGGCCACGCCCAAGGAGCTCTCGTCAAGAAAGGATGCTGGTCCGTCGCGCATGAGACAGAGATTCAACGAGCTCGTGGATGATGCATTTACTTTATTCGGCAGTGCTGCGTCTAGCCCCAACTCACAGGACACATACACTGTCGACACTCATAATAAGGAAAAGAAACGAG TCGCGGCGCCGCCACCGGGCGCGCTAGCGCAGGCGCGCAACGACAACGTGCGGCTCCCTGGATCGCCTTACACCGCGCTCGACACGCTGCGTGGCCGCTCCGCGCAACCGCG AGCCGGCGGCAGCAGCTCAGCGGCAGCGGGCCGGCCGCGCACGCCGCGGTCGCGGCCGCCGGCGCCAGCCTGGCCGCAA TCCCTCACGTCACAGGGCGCAGCGCCGACCGTGAACCCCGCGCTGGTCGCGGCGGAGGGCAGGCTGCCGGCGGACGACCCGGCTCTGCCTGTCATCACAGCCATCAAGGATGAAATCCAACGAATCAGGGAACACGCCAAACATAACCCTAACACGTAG
- the LOC128678895 gene encoding uncharacterized protein LOC128678895 isoform X1 produces the protein MCLSLITINYNAMSSFLNLVNFVALIKFIYADDYDSLDSDEKLYMLVSPDQHDETPRLEDFFWTGSGDGPPPPPDTPLAPAQPSTPIIRTTTVLATVYLDSYPPQAVTDKTTGECVLNCGDLVPDSLEPEIPEDRRYWLLTVIQGSTPDSLQLKLARLYQKAFLRQQERHLGIIKSLDAPPARKKHDVHSFVVNKDNNINPDSSHSANTAFKYFELHSSIVPLNTLESIESSKNRSSTNIDNIEIFSSKTDSSTAEIRTTKINEVESWILVNPTVLVRKRDVTDSEDKEEIDEDKEEMIDIPLESDSNNTQLFKREIIKPDQQPPVQVHIQNITESPETGSVQIVYVVLVGGRAVPAAVAARDMRLVRDAEVAHELGAVVTTKAEPAYLKTAEGLEGQTAAGGVHGTELWALAVGSTIAVLLLLVLLTLMCLAHRKKAMKSAASLRAYRNELMREAERNQLKQVHEEKDGRLISVVSPSRTRPSSTLLPVYRADSASSSSSSSGVSEVAAALRRRQKKPHALRMPQKKRVGTTDSLLEAAGLDSSDSGQPSAPHTPTSYLSMPSVNSFPRGNVVEPLSRILEPVSVRHLDVESPASSPRTRPRDAVPRRQMASQLVRLGSIDKDPGVIGPLVWDLHCQRIKDASKPSSPAKSATPKELSSRKDAGPSRMRQRFNELVDDAFTLFGSAASSPNSQDTYTVDTHNKEKKRVAAPPPGALAQARNDNVRLPGSPYTALDTLRGRSAQPRAGGSSSAAAGRPRTPRSRPPAPAWPQSLTSQGAAPTVNPALVAAEGRLPADDPALPVITAIKDEIQRIREHAKHNPNT, from the exons TCTATATGCTCGTGTCGCCGGACCAGCACGACGAAACGCCTCGTCTGGAGGACTTCTTCTGGACCGGGTCTGGTGACGGCCCCCCTCCCCCTCCTGATACCCCGCTGGCACCGGCACAGCCCTCCACTCCAATTATCAGGACCACCACCGTGCTGGCTACAGTGTATCTGGATTCATACCCACCTCAG GCGGTCACAGACAAAACGACAGGGGAATGCGTCCTCAACTGCGGAGACTTAGTTCCAGACAGCTTGGAGCCGGAGATACCTGAAGACAGGAGGTACTGGCTACTCACCGTCATCCAGGGCTCCACGCCCGACAGCCTGCAACTGAAGCTAGCTAGGCTGTATCAGAAAGCATTCTTGAG acAACAGGAACGCCACCTCGGCATCATAAAATCGTTAGACGCACCACCAGCCAGAAAGAAGCATGACGTTCATTCATTTGTTGTTAACAAAGACAATAACATTAATCCAGACAGCTCACACAGTGCTAACACAGCTTTCAAATACTTCGAGTTACATAGCTCCATCGTTCCTCTAAACACACTAGAGAGCATAGAATCATCTAAAAACAGATCATCAACGAACAtagataatattgaaatattttctagtAAAACAGACTCTTCAACTGCTGAAATAAGGACTACAAAGATAAACGAAGTTGAATCGTGGATATTAGTAAATCCAACAGTGTTGGTTAGGAAGAGAGATGTGACAGATAGTGAGGATAAAGAAGAAATCGATGAAGACAAAGAAGAAATGATTGACATCCCTCTTGAATCTGATTCCAATAACACGCAACTGTTCAAGAGAGAGATCATTAAGCCAGATCAACAGCCACCGGTGCAAgttcatattcaaaatataaccgag TCTCCGGAAACTGGAAGCGTCCAGATAGTCTACGTAGTGTTAGTGGGGGGCAGGGCGGTGCCGGCAGCTGTGGCTGCCAGAGACATGAGGTTGGTGAGAGACGCGGAGGTGGCACACGAGCTGGGAGCCGTGGTCACAACCAAGGCTGAGC CAGCGTACCTGAAGACGGCCGAGGGTCTGGAGGGGCAGACGGCGGCGGGTGGGGTGCACGGCACCGAACTTTGGGCCCTCGCGGTCGGCTCCACCATCGCTGTGCTGCTACTGCTTGTGTTACTGACGCTAATGTGTCTTGCTCACAG GAAAAAAGCAATGAAATCGGCAGCATCATTGCGTGCGTATCGAAATGAGCTGATGAGGGAAGCTGAGAGGAATCAACTGAAACAAGTGCACGAGGAAAAAGATGGCCGG CTAATCAGCGTGGTGTCTCCAAGTAGAACGAGACCAAGCAGCACATTGCTGCCTGTTTATAGAGCGGATAGCGCTAG TTCATCATCAAGTTCTTCCGGTGTATCAGAAGTGGCAGCAGCATTGAGAAGAAGACAGAAGAAACCTCATGCCCTCAGGATGCCTCAGAAGAAAAGAG TGGGAACGACCGACAGTCTTCTAGAAGCAGCTGGTCTGGACAGTTCGGACAGCGGCCAGCCTTCAGCCCCGCACACACCGACCTCTTACCTCTCAATGCCTTCCGTCAACTCCTTCCCACG GGGCAACGTAGTGGAGCCCCTGTCCCGTATCCTGGAGCCCGTGTCCGTGCGTCACCTGGACGTGGAGTCGCCGGCCTCCAGCCCTCGGACACGGCCGCGGGACGCCGTGCCGCGCCGGCAGATGGCGTCGCAGCTGGTGCGCCTGGGCAGCATTGACAAAGACCCAGGAGTCATCGGACCGTTGGTTTGGGACTTACACTGCCAGAGGATAAAAGAtg CATCGAAACCATCGAGTCCAGCTAAATCGGCCACGCCCAAGGAGCTCTCGTCAAGAAAGGATGCTGGTCCGTCGCGCATGAGACAGAGATTCAACGAGCTCGTGGATGATGCATTTACTTTATTCGGCAGTGCTGCGTCTAGCCCCAACTCACAGGACACATACACTGTCGACACTCATAATAAGGAAAAGAAACGAG TCGCGGCGCCGCCACCGGGCGCGCTAGCGCAGGCGCGCAACGACAACGTGCGGCTCCCTGGATCGCCTTACACCGCGCTCGACACGCTGCGTGGCCGCTCCGCGCAACCGCG AGCCGGCGGCAGCAGCTCAGCGGCAGCGGGCCGGCCGCGCACGCCGCGGTCGCGGCCGCCGGCGCCAGCCTGGCCGCAA TCCCTCACGTCACAGGGCGCAGCGCCGACCGTGAACCCCGCGCTGGTCGCGGCGGAGGGCAGGCTGCCGGCGGACGACCCGGCTCTGCCTGTCATCACAGCCATCAAGGATGAAATCCAACGAATCAGGGAACACGCCAAACATAACCCTAACACGTAG